In the genome of Xenopus laevis strain J_2021 chromosome 1S, Xenopus_laevis_v10.1, whole genome shotgun sequence, one region contains:
- the LOC121398282 gene encoding vomeronasal type-2 receptor 26-like, translated as MLEIQKDKGATDEIYPAAVLPIIFSVIASESKGVYRHGCKRGAPKPIEDRWREVQTLLFSVDEINKNPDLLPNITLGYHVYDYCGDPRLAIGSVLQILSGPGNMVPNYSCGDEREIAGFIGGRSTGTSLPIAQLLGIYGYTQISYSLIDPVLKDQVWYPYHFSTGPDDYIQHVAIAELLEHLGWTWVIILAAGDERSERESKNLRNEITKHGACVDLTGTLTDTNTRTLERIQKSTAEVGILCGEQFRSPLFLVEKIFKEKTLVVPATWIPGYISPLFNRSLIFKEVFFVFDNLEFEDYVMSIKEDMLLEDLLTVASACLTHDKEKDAIFMKVYGFTLRNCSSLKLRQRHDGRSYRVYTAVYGLAHAEHDMLSLSGQYCNKQVHKNIHRNQTLKSQCSASCPPGYRKVPQNGAPSCCYDCASCSEGEVSNLTDMENCVKCPDYKWPNHAKTLCLEKPSEFLSYDRDPLTLIFNVITLVLFLISLSMLGIFILFRDTPVVKANNRNLSFILLVSIKLSFLSVFLFLGHPVDITCMLRQTSFAITFSTSVSCVLSKTIMVCIAFKASKPGSSWRKWIGPKVANYIAFVCSVIQIVISVIWLVISAPFAEENIHSKPGIIIIQCNEGSVVAFYIVLSYMGLLASVSFIVAFLARTLPDSFNEAKYIT; from the exons GCCCATTGAAGATCGCTGGAGAGAGGTCCAGACCTTGTTGTTCTCTGTTGATGAAATTAACAAGAACCCGGATCTGTTACCCAACATCACTCTAGGGTATCATGTATATGATTATTGTGGGGATCCAAGGCTCGCTATAGGGAGTGTCCTGCAGATATTATCTGGTCCTGGGAATATGGTTCCTAATTATTCCTGTGGGGATGAAAGGGaaattgctggatttattggagGCCGGTCAACAGGTACATCCTTGCCTATAGCACAGCTATTGGGTATATATGGATACACACAG ATAAGTTATAGTTTAATTGACCCTGTGCTAAAGGACCAAGTGTGGTATCCATACCATTTTAGTACTGGGCCAGATGATTATATTCAGCACGTTGCTATAGCAGAGCTGTTGGAACACTTGGGATGGACTTGGGTGATCATTCTGGCAGCTGGTGATGAACGTAGTGAAAGAGAGAGTAAGAACCTCAGGAACGAGATCACCAAACATGGAGCCTGTGTGGACTTAACTGGCACTCTAACAGATACAAACACAAGAACACTAGAAAGAATACAAAAATCTACTGCAGAAGTTGGTATCTTGTGTGGGGAACAATTTCGTAGTccattatttttagtagaaaagatttttaaagaaaaaactttggtggtTCCAGCAACATGGATTCCTGGTTATATTTCCCCCCTCTTCAATAGAAGTCTCATttttaaagaagttttttttGTCTTCGATAACTTAGAATTTGAAGACTACGTAATGTCAATTAAAGAAGACATGTTACTTGAGGACTTATTGACAGTTGCCTCAGCGTGCCTGACACATGATAAAGAGAAGGATGCCATATTTATGAAAGTTTATGGATTTACTTTACGGAACTGTTCAAGTTTAAAATTACGACAACGACATGATGGCAGAAGTTACCGAGTGTACACAGCAGTATATGGATTGGCACATGCAGAACATGACATGCTTTCTTTATCTGGACAATACTGTAATAAACAGGTGCACAAAAATATTCATAGAAATCAG ACTCTGAAATCTCAGTGCTCTGCCAGCTGCCCTCCTGGCTACAGAAAAGTCCCACAGAATGGAGCGCCGTCCTGCTGCTATGACTGTGCCTCATGCTCAGAGGGGGAGGTCTCCAATTTAACTG ATATGGAGAACTGTGTAAAATGTCCGGACTATAAATGGCCGAATCATGCGAAGACATTGTGTCTTGAGAAACCAAGCGAGTTTCTCTCATATGACAGAGACCCCCTAACTCTAATCTTTAATGTCATCACTTTGgttctttttttaatatcactGAGTATGttgggaatttttattttatttcgaGACACTCCGGTAGTGAAAGCCAATAATCGTAATCtgagctttattctccttgtctccatcaagctgagcttcctctctGTGTTCTTGTTCCTCGGTCACCCTGtagatataacctgcatgctccgGCAAACCTCTTTTGCAATCACCTTCTCCACATCTGTCTCTTGTGTTCTgtccaagactatcatggtttgcaTTGCTTTCAAAGCctccaagccagggagctcatggagaaaatggattGGGCCCAAAGTGGCAAATTATATTGCTTTTGTTTGTTCAGTCATCCAAATAGTAATTAGTGTTATCTGGTTGGTCATTTCTGCCCCatttgcagaagaaaatatacattCTAAACCTGGAAttatcatcattcagtgcaatgagggctcagtaGTTGCTTTCTATATTGTCCTCTCCTACATGGGATTGttggcatctgtgagtttcattgtagctttcttggctcggacattaccggacagttttaatgaggccaagtacatcact